The following nucleotide sequence is from Myxococcus guangdongensis.
GCAGCCGTCGTAGTCCTTCGGGCCGGGCTTGTCCGGGCACTTGTCGAACTGGTCGGTGATTCCGTCGCCGTCGGTGTCCACCTCGGGGCAGCCCTTGAGCTCCTTCGTCCCCTTCACGTTGGGGCAGGCGTCCTCGCCGTCCACGATGCCGTCGTCGTCGTTGTCCGGGTCCGGGCAGCCATCGCTGTCCATGAACCCGTCCTTGTCCTCGGGCTCGTTGGGGCAGCGGTCCCGGTTGTCCGGCACGTTGTCGCCGTCCGAGTCCACGAAGCTCTCGTCGTAGCGCAGCCCGAACATCACGCGCAGCGCCTCGCGGCCGTAGCCCGTGGTGAGGTTGATGCCTCGGCCCACGTTCAGCTCCAGCCCCCAGTTGCCCCAGACCTTCGTGCGGGCGCCCACGAGCACCTCCCACGGCGTCTTGAGCGTGTCGGACTGGTCGAAGTTGAAGGGGCGCACCAGCGGCGTGGCGATGTGCATCTCGGCCGTGGCCTGCACGTCCGTGAAGCGGCCCATGTTGGGCAGCTCCGCGATGACACCACCGCCGAGCGTCAGCTCGTCATCCACGAGCAGGTTGAGATACTGGGCCTCCTTGCGAATCCGCACGCCCGCGTTGCCGACGACGCGCAGGGGGATGGGCAGCACCTCGATGCGCTGCTCCACCGCCAGGCGCGGCGCGAAGAGGAAGCCCCGCTCACCCGTGAAGCTGTCCGCGGAGCCCGTGGGCGCTCGGACCTCCGCGACGAGCGACAGGCCCACCGGGAACTTCTCGCGGTCCAACAGGTGCACGCGAGGCACCACGCGGATGTCGCCGAGCGTGGTGCGGCTGACGCCCGCGGCGCCGGGGAAGTTCGGCGCGTTCAGCGCGTCTCGCAACAGCTTGAAGTTGTCGCCCTGCAACAGCGTGACGGGCAGGTCGACGCCAATCTCCAGTCGCTCGTGGAGCTGGTAGGCGAACAGCAGGTGCGCGTCGAGCCGGTACGGCAACAGGTCGCCGAGCTTCTCGTCACCGAGCTTCAGGGCCAGGATGCGCCAGTTGAAGTCGAACAGCAGCGCGCCGCGGAAGCTGCCCACGGGCTCTCCGCTGTAGGTGCCCTCGAGCGCGATGCCGCTGTTCTGCGCGGTGGTCGGCTTGTTGGGCACGGCGTCGAAGCCGCGCGTGAAGGGGTCGGTTTGAGCGTGGGCCGCTACCGAGGCCAGAACGAGGCCGAGCAGGGCGAGTCGGGCGACGGAGCTGCGCAGGGGCCGCCACCAGGAGAGAGAGCCGGAGCTGGTGCCTCGCATGATGGCAGCTCATACCATCGGCTCCCGAGGGGCGGAAAGAAATGACCCACCCCTCGGGCCGAAATACAGCCTCGCGCTACTTCTCCATGAATGACTGCGCGGGAATGATGGTGACGGCGTCTGCTCGAACGGGGAGCTTGAAGGGGACGATGGCCTTGTCCACTTCCAGAAGCTCCGGAGTCTTGTCGGACGCGTAGGTGATGGGAGACGGCGGGCTGGTGCGCAGGGCGTTGGCGAGCCCCTCCGCGTCCTGCGTGACGAACGCGAAGGACAGCGCGCTGGGATGCAGCCGACGGCGCAGCACCTCCTGCACGGACTGGGGCGTCATCTTCGTGAGCGCCTGGCGGTACTGGTCCAGGTAGTTCGGCGTCCCGTAGAAGAGCGAGTCGATGGCGTAGCCGAGCCTGCGCGGGTCCGTCTGCTCCCACAGGCGTGAGTAGCCTTGGAGGAAGCCGCGCATCAGGTCGAAGCGCTCCTGGGGAATCGGCTCGTTGACCAGCTGCTCCAGGTAGAAGACCGCGCCGCGCGTGGCGAACATGCCGTTGGCGGGCTCCACCGGGCGGATCCACACGGTGAGGTCCTGCTGCGTGCGCGCGATGTTGGTGCGGTTGTACGTGGTGCCCGGGTCCTCGATGAAGTGCTCGGCATACGCGTAGTCGCCGTAGTTGAGGCCGCGCTTCTCGCGCAGCTCGGTGAAGAGCAGTCCGATGGACTGACGGTGCTCACCCAGGTGTGAGAGCGCGAAGGCGAGCGGGAAGAAGTCCGCGTCGCCGCGGCGCACAGGGTTGACGTAGCCCATGCTGACCGCGGTGGAGAGCGTCTGCTTCTGGATGATGACGGTGCGCCCGGCGGTGGATGCCACGGTGGGCAGCGTCACGCGCGGCGCGCCCGAGGCGGGCAGTCCACCCAAGCGCGACAGGAGCGAGTCCTTGAGTCCATCGTCCACCGCGCCGGCCAGTCCGACGACGAGCCGGTCCTGGGTGAAGACGCGCTGGGCGTGGGCCTTCACGTCGTCGAGGGTGATCGCCTTGAGGCCCTGGACGGTGCCGCCGGTGTAGTGGGCGTAGGGGTGTCCTTCGTAGATGAGCGCGTCGAGGGCGACCTTGCCGAGCCCCTCGTCATTGGCGCTGCGCAGGCCGTTCTCCACGTCGCTGATGGCGTTGGCGCGCAGGCGCTCGAGCTCCGCCGGGTCCAGGCGCGGCGCGAGCAGCACGTCCGTGAAGAGCTCCAGGTAGCGCGGCAGGAAGTCCTTGTGGACGCGGCCGGAGAAGGTGGTGAACTCCTTGTCCGTGGCGACCTCCAGCTCGGCGGCCATGGGGAAGAGCGTCTCGAGCAGCTGCGCGGAGGTGAGCTTCTGCGTGCCACCCTCGGCCATCAGCGTGGCGGTGAGCGCGGTGAGGCCCTCCTTGCCCTTCGGGTCGTCGATGGAGCCCGAGTGGAACACGAGCCGGAACGTGACGATGGGCGTGTCCGGGCGCGCGAGGACGACCAGCTCCAGCGGCTTGGGCTGCTTGAGCGGAACGGCGGGGACCTCGGTGGGCGGCGTGCTCGCCTTCTGAATGGGAGCCTCGGGCGCGGGGGCCTCGGTGGTGGGCGGAGGGGCCTCCGTCGTGGGCGCGGGCTTGGGCGTGGAGGCGCAGCCGACGAGGGACGCGAGGGCGACGAGGGACAACAGGCGAGGAGTCTTCATCACTTCGTCCCTCCGGCGTCGGAGACCTTGGGCGTGAGGCTGAGCAGGGTGAGGTTGGTGGCCTTGAGGTGGCGCTTGGCGAACTCGGAGAGCTGCGCGGGCGTCACCTTGGCCAGGTTGCCGAGCTGGCGCTGGAGGCCGTCGGGCGTGCCGAGGATGCCGGCGTACCAGCCCAGCTGGATGCCCACGTCGCGCGGCGTCTGGAGCGCCATGAGCGCGCCGTAGCGGGCGTTGTCCTGGATGGCCTTGACGCGCGCGGCGTCGACCTTGCCGGCGGCGAGCCGGCTGACCTCCTGGAGCAGGGCGAGGCGCACGCGGTCGCGGTCCTTCTCGTTCTTGAGCGTGGCGGTGAGCGAGAACAGGTGCGGATCCCGGTGCTCGACGTAGTCACTGCCGATGGCCTCGACGAGCTGCTTGTCGAGGACGAGCTGCTTGTAGGCGGGGCTGGTGGGGCCGACGAGGTAGGCGACGAGCACCGTCTGGAGCGCGGAGTCGGAGGTGTTGGCGGAGGCCGCGGGCGTGTGCCACGCGAGCACCATGCGCGGCTGGGTGGGCTGGGGCCAGTCGACGTGGGCGGTGCGCGGCTGGTTCTGGGG
It contains:
- a CDS encoding OmpA family protein — encoded protein: MRGTSSGSLSWWRPLRSSVARLALLGLVLASVAAHAQTDPFTRGFDAVPNKPTTAQNSGIALEGTYSGEPVGSFRGALLFDFNWRILALKLGDEKLGDLLPYRLDAHLLFAYQLHERLEIGVDLPVTLLQGDNFKLLRDALNAPNFPGAAGVSRTTLGDIRVVPRVHLLDREKFPVGLSLVAEVRAPTGSADSFTGERGFLFAPRLAVEQRIEVLPIPLRVVGNAGVRIRKEAQYLNLLVDDELTLGGGVIAELPNMGRFTDVQATAEMHIATPLVRPFNFDQSDTLKTPWEVLVGARTKVWGNWGLELNVGRGINLTTGYGREALRVMFGLRYDESFVDSDGDNVPDNRDRCPNEPEDKDGFMDSDGCPDPDNDDDGIVDGEDACPNVKGTKELKGCPEVDTDGDGITDQFDKCPDKPGPKDYDGCPDTDGDEVPDNEDDCPDMFGPPENNGCPFDSPPYVFVESDRIRIKGNVLFETGSAVIQKRSYPLLDEVATVLRKNPTLGPVLIEGHTDNRGSRQLNMNLSDKRARSVLEYLVGKGIDRKRLSSEGFGFDRPISTNDTALGRAKNRRVDFRLIRSEVETEGRETVVPAGQQPPAGKEAPAMKPPEGGAKSAPATPPATKAPEGAAKSAPATTPATKAPEGAAKSAPATAQPATKAPVDASKTAPATKVPEAAPKPATTPGK
- a CDS encoding M16 family metallopeptidase, which produces MKTPRLLSLVALASLVGCASTPKPAPTTEAPPPTTEAPAPEAPIQKASTPPTEVPAVPLKQPKPLELVVLARPDTPIVTFRLVFHSGSIDDPKGKEGLTALTATLMAEGGTQKLTSAQLLETLFPMAAELEVATDKEFTTFSGRVHKDFLPRYLELFTDVLLAPRLDPAELERLRANAISDVENGLRSANDEGLGKVALDALIYEGHPYAHYTGGTVQGLKAITLDDVKAHAQRVFTQDRLVVGLAGAVDDGLKDSLLSRLGGLPASGAPRVTLPTVASTAGRTVIIQKQTLSTAVSMGYVNPVRRGDADFFPLAFALSHLGEHRQSIGLLFTELREKRGLNYGDYAYAEHFIEDPGTTYNRTNIARTQQDLTVWIRPVEPANGMFATRGAVFYLEQLVNEPIPQERFDLMRGFLQGYSRLWEQTDPRRLGYAIDSLFYGTPNYLDQYRQALTKMTPQSVQEVLRRRLHPSALSFAFVTQDAEGLANALRTSPPSPITYASDKTPELLEVDKAIVPFKLPVRADAVTIIPAQSFMEK